TCCCCCCTGTGAGTTCTCGCAGATATATCTGCCTCGCATCTGTGTCGTTCACGTCGCTTAAGTTACAGATATACATTGTTAATATGACGGTAGTGGAAGTGGAGAGGAGCCCGGAACCCTGACAGCACTTCCCCTCCTGCCCCTGGTAAACAAGCTGCTGAGCCCGAGCCCACCATTAACACTGATTTATGCCGGATCCTGTTTCACTGTTTCCAAAACATCTGCGGTCGTGTTgaggagggaaggggggggggcaaagtCATCTGGGCCTATACCTGCATGTGTCACACAGGCTGGACTACAAACACGAGGCCTGGCTTTGCTGGGTAACGCCAAATAATACCCAACACACTTCACCTGAAAGCCGAATTCCACAGAACCGCGTGTCGAGCCGTGTGTTTCCTTGTGActccatttaaaatatatatcagcttactatatatatatatatatatatatatatatatatatatatatatatatatatatatatataattattattattttttactttcaatAACTACTTTGgagtttacacacacacacacacacacacacacacacacaacccccCTTAAGCTTGTGCAAATGTGCCTTCATGAGTAACTGTAACAGGCCCGTGCGCAGCCTTGCTTACTTTGTTGCTCTGTGATAGATCGAATCCCCAGAATATCTGTGACTGAGTGCGAGGAGGGCCATATCCTGTGCATGGCCATGTGTCCGGGAAGAGTGGGCATGCCGGGCGGATTGGGCACTTTGGACGCCGAGTATGAGTACAAGTGGTTGTAGGGTAACGATGGCTGCGGCGGCGGGTGAGGCGCCTGCTTGCCCGACTCGTACTGGCTCTGCTGCGCCAGGTTCCCGATCTTGTTCCGCAGGATCCGGCTGATGGAGCTCACGGAGGGCAGGTTGAACTTGTCGCACACCCCGTCCGCCAGCAACCTGTCCCGGATCTCCCAGGCGAAAATCCCCGGGTCCCGTTGCTTGTAAGTCCGTATGTGCTTGACGACGGTGGGCGTGGTGACCCGCGGCTTGCTGCCGCCGATGGCCCCCGGCAGGATGGAGCCGGTCTCGTTGTAGCGGGCCAGGATCTTGCTCACGCAGCCGTGGGAGACGCGCAGCTGGCGGCTGATGTCGCACGGTCGGATCCCGAGCTGGGCCAGCTCCACGATGCGGAGGCGGATGGCGTTGGGGAGAGGCCGGCCGTTCACGAAGACACCGCCGAGCTGGTTCACCTCACCGAAGGCAGGTTCTGGTGTGGAAAACAAGCAGAGGAAAGAGCTGTGAGATACGACGTCAAGGCCCGGCGAGCGCGCGCACGCACACCCgcgcacacgcgcacacacacacatctgacATGATGGAAGCGACTTCACGCAATCTGATTTCTGTGTGAACTAATGAAGCAGATGAGAGCTTTTTATTGCGCCTTCCTTCACTTTTAAGACATTTAtagctgcttaaaaaaaaccaacaaaggAACATTTTATGACTTCTTAGAAAAGTTTTCGCTTTGATTTTTGAAGCTCATTACGAGTTACGCGAGATGTGTGCTGGAATTAACACGGTCTTAGCCCCACGCAGACGTTCACAATCTGTGCGTAACTGTCGCCCGATCACCACATTACGCCTTAAACAGCTAAAGTAATCTCGCTGGATTTTCTCACCTTCTCATAATAAGCGATCGCTGCATCCTCCCGTCAagacggggggaaaaaagggacaCTTGAACTCACCCATCGTGTTGAAGCCGCAAAGGAAGTACACGGTGTCCGCACTGAACCGCCTCCGTGGATCCTGCCGCGCGTCCAGCGTGTCCACCCtcgagagaaaaataaaataacacttctTGCGCGACAAAATGAAGAAGAGGGGACAAAATTCTCTTTCTGTTTCCCGAAGGCGCCGGAGACAGGcttacatttcaatctgttgAAATTAGGGAGGCCGGGCTTCCCGAGGCGTTTGCGCCCGCTCATTGGCCCGCCTCCACAATCCCCGTTCGGGATCGCGCTGCGCCGCCTGCCATTGGTGAGGGTGAGACGTTTGACATGACAGATccatctctctcctcctccccatTGCTGCTCCacacctccaaaaaaaaaaaaaaaactggggatGGCCAACATGAATGTGTTTGTTATCGAGACAGATATGTTGGGTTTTACGCAGAATCAAGATTCTGGATGAGATCCGTCACCTTCTGCAGAGTGATGGACAACAAAAGGGTGGCTCCTGTTGGTGATTATCGGGGAAATCTCATTTAAAAGAGGAGAACCGCTTCCATTTTAACTCGTCCGAAACTTTCATCATTTGCCCATTTAGTTTCCCATTAGTAATAAaagttatttcaaaataaaatttaaaaatgggTTACTTTGAGGCTATGTtctaaaatatcaaaaaatatttttttaataatatggTCAGAGGATTCTTGCAATATGTCGCCAtcctgttacatttttttaattttattttttttcacccaagttttttcttttacgCACGAAAGCAATGCTGAAGTCTAGTTTTAGTGGACAAGGTCGCCAAAAGGCGCGCGTTGGAATTTTTTTGGGGAAAGAAAGTTATCCGAAGTTCAACTCAAGGTTAGAACTGACCATTTCACCCCATTTAAAACCTCAAAGCGCATAGTTCATGCGTAAAATTACGCCTGATGCTCTTAAATTTAAAGCGCACAATTTCCCTCCTCCACGATGCGATGTAAACCCGTCTTGTTTGGATCGTGGCTGCGCGCACAGGATAGGTCAAATGTTCCTAAAATATTCCAGTCACCCCTGGAATCATATATGTATGATAGCTCTCCTTTACAACAGTTATTGAGATTAGACGTTTTAATGCAAATGCATCAAGCAAAAGCTGTTTCTAGTCCTTTTTTTAACGCGCACTACCTGGATAGAAAGCCCTCGTGCAAGTAGTAAGATATTTGCTCCTTTCCTAAACGAGAAACAAACGCGTCATAACTTTGCACTTCTACTTTACCCGATTATAACACATGCGTTTGGTTATCTCGTgtcatacatattttttttttcctaaataaaagGTCTGACCTTCATCTCGCAGTCTAAAGGGATCAGCGTGCATAAACATCAAACGGCACAGCGCAATTAGGAATATTGTTGAGAAGCTCTGCAGACATTAAACAAGCTAGGCGGCTGTGAGGGGCCACAAGGTACACACAGATGATTCTACGGTATTTGTTTCAGCACGCACAGCCCTGAGTGTTAGTTGCGGGAGGGGAAGCGTTGTTGTGTTCTGTTTACCCTTTCCCACCTTGTGAGGAGGGCGTAATTCCCTGGAAGTGAATACAGACACCCGGTAAGATAAACCGTAAATTAGTGCGCATATAGTTTACCTAAACATGACCGAATAAGACTTTCCCCCCCCCTCTAAGACGCACCACTGCAGCACGCCTTGTGCCCACCTGCCCACCCTCCTCCGCGTCCAGGATCGTGTTTACGATTTGGTAAACGTGCTCGACTTGTTTCTATTTAGGAGCCTCTGTTGGCTGGAATAACAGAAGGTCAGCGGTGAGGGATCAGAGGTCTCTGCTGGCTGCTCCATCTTCAGCACTTTCACAGTGGACGGAAACgcaccttcctttttttttctctctctctctctctctccagtcGCAAGATAAATGTCCAAGCTGCACATCCATGACGCTTCAAGCGGGTAACAAAGGTTAACGCTCATCTGATAAATGACTAATAACAGGACCTGATACTGTTTGTATTTTGTTCCCATTAGGTGATTAAGGCTTCTGTTATCTTTTGCATTTGTGACCGATACAAACGAACCAAAAGCagtccataaaacaaaaagcaacaagatataactaaaataaataaataaataaaaactttataatACAAATTGGGTGAATAATAACAgtattgataataataataataataataataataataataataataataataataataataatttgtcgtcccttaatataaaatatatttaattggaTCAGACAAGTTGCGCGGCCCTGGACTTTGCAGCTGCCTTGTTTCCTCAACGGAGAAGGTGATCTGAAGTCTTCTCTCTGTTGTGCGTTTATTATTATGTTAACCACCACAGGAgcatccatatatatatatataatttgttcTATCctatttttgttgctttgttta
This Fundulus heteroclitus isolate FHET01 chromosome 19, MU-UCD_Fhet_4.1, whole genome shotgun sequence DNA region includes the following protein-coding sequences:
- the pax9 gene encoding paired box protein Pax-9 isoform X1 — its product is MEPAFGEVNQLGGVFVNGRPLPNAIRLRIVELAQLGIRPCDISRQLRVSHGCVSKILARYNETGSILPGAIGGSKPRVTTPTVVKHIRTYKQRDPGIFAWEIRDRLLADGVCDKFNLPSVSSISRILRNKIGNLAQQSQYESGKQAPHPPPQPSLPYNHLYSYSASKVPNPPGMPTLPGHMAMHRIWPSSHSVTDILGIRSITEQQISDSPSFSSAKLEEWSAINRSNFPPASSSLVNGMDKAHLEPHEAKYTQTPSGLPTVNSYVTAPSIPPYHPPTQVSPYMGYSATTSAYVTGPTWQPASGSALSPHSCDIAAPLAFKSMAASRDGFHPVAASAL
- the pax9 gene encoding paired box protein Pax-9 isoform X2; translated protein: MEPAFGEVNQLGGVFVNGRPLPNAIRLRIVELAQLGIRPCDISRQLRVSHGCVSKILARYNETGSILPGAIGGSKPRVTTPTVVKHIRTYKQRDPGIFAWEIRDRLLADGVCDKFNLPSVSSISRILRNKIGNLAQQSQYESGKQAPHPPPQPSLPYNHLYSYSASKVPNPPGMPTLPGHMAMHRIWPSSHSVTDILGIRSITEQQNAEWIAHSEQLCHSAQHPSLPPSHPSVTLHGVQRHHVGLCDRTHMAAGQWQCSISPQL